One genomic window of Actinoplanes lobatus includes the following:
- a CDS encoding hydrogenase maturation protease, producing MDGRRVVIGVGNEYRRDDGFGPRVVAELSARRGHDPRLAGVELRVSDGEPARMLEAWTGADVAVVIDVASGGTAGAWHEVTLPESGEPATSGHGFGLGATVALARELDRLPGRLVTLVAYGREFGFGVGLSDPVAAAVSPVADRVCELEATS from the coding sequence GTGGACGGGCGACGGGTGGTGATCGGGGTGGGCAACGAGTACCGCCGCGACGACGGCTTCGGCCCCCGGGTGGTTGCCGAACTCTCCGCACGCCGCGGCCACGACCCACGGCTCGCCGGGGTGGAGCTGCGGGTCAGCGACGGTGAGCCGGCCCGCATGCTGGAGGCGTGGACCGGCGCGGACGTCGCCGTGGTGATCGATGTGGCGTCCGGCGGCACGGCCGGCGCGTGGCACGAGGTGACCCTGCCGGAATCCGGCGAGCCCGCCACCTCCGGACACGGTTTCGGGCTGGGCGCCACCGTGGCCCTGGCCCGGGAGCTGGACCGGCTGCCCGGGCGCCTGGTGACGCTGGTGGCGTACGGGCGGGAGTTCGGCTTCGGCGTCGGGCTCAGCGATCCGGTGGCCGCCGCGGTGAGCCCGGTCGCCGACCGCGTCTGTGAACTGGAGGCGACGTCATGA
- a CDS encoding Ni/Fe hydrogenase subunit alpha, which produces MTHRHDRLLDVPGLARVEGEGAMHVRVRDGVVEDVRLEIYEPPRFFEAFLRGRRHTEPPDITARICGICPVAYQMSACAAIEDACGVTVPPAIAALRRLLYCGEWIESHVLHIYLLHAPDFLGYDSALDLARDRRDLVERGLALKKTGNDLMEAIGGRAIHPVNVRVGGFYRAPAPADLAPLRERLRTALDQALDTVRWVAGFDFPPFHHDHEMLALTEPDRYAIESGSIVTTGGLEFGVREFERHVVEEQVPHSTALHAHLAGRGRYLTGPVARYTLNHSLLSPLAREAAEAAGLGAQCRNPYRGIVVRAVETVYAVEEAIRLIDAYEPPPFPAVRVPPRAAAGYGATEAPRGTLFHRYEMDANGLITSARIVPPTAQNQAAVEDDLTRFVAGRLDLDDERLTHECEQAIRNYDPCISCATHFLDLHVERS; this is translated from the coding sequence ATGACGCATCGGCACGACCGGCTCCTCGACGTGCCGGGACTGGCCCGGGTGGAGGGCGAGGGCGCCATGCACGTACGGGTCCGCGACGGCGTGGTCGAGGACGTGCGCCTGGAGATCTACGAGCCGCCCCGGTTCTTCGAGGCGTTCCTGCGGGGGCGCCGGCACACAGAGCCGCCCGACATCACGGCCCGGATCTGCGGGATCTGCCCGGTGGCGTACCAGATGAGCGCCTGCGCGGCGATCGAGGACGCCTGCGGGGTGACCGTGCCGCCGGCCATCGCGGCGCTGCGCCGGCTGCTCTACTGCGGTGAGTGGATCGAGAGCCACGTCTTGCACATCTACCTGCTGCACGCCCCGGACTTCCTCGGCTACGACAGCGCCCTGGACCTGGCCCGTGACCGGCGTGACCTGGTGGAACGCGGGTTGGCACTGAAGAAGACCGGCAACGACCTGATGGAGGCGATCGGGGGCCGGGCCATCCACCCGGTCAACGTGCGGGTGGGCGGCTTCTACCGGGCCCCGGCGCCGGCCGATCTGGCGCCGCTCCGGGAACGCCTGCGCACCGCCCTCGACCAGGCGCTGGACACCGTTCGGTGGGTGGCCGGCTTCGACTTCCCGCCGTTCCACCACGACCACGAGATGCTCGCGCTGACCGAGCCGGACCGGTACGCCATCGAGTCCGGGTCGATCGTCACCACCGGCGGCCTGGAGTTCGGTGTCCGTGAGTTCGAGCGGCACGTCGTGGAGGAGCAGGTGCCGCACTCCACCGCCCTGCACGCCCACCTGGCCGGCCGCGGCCGCTACCTGACCGGACCGGTCGCCCGCTACACCCTCAACCACAGCTTGCTGTCGCCGCTGGCGCGGGAGGCGGCCGAGGCCGCCGGGCTGGGCGCGCAGTGCCGGAACCCCTACCGCGGCATCGTGGTCCGGGCCGTCGAGACGGTGTACGCCGTGGAGGAGGCGATCCGACTCATCGACGCCTACGAGCCCCCGCCGTTCCCCGCGGTACGGGTGCCACCCCGTGCCGCCGCCGGTTACGGCGCCACCGAAGCCCCCCGCGGCACCCTGTTCCACCGGTACGAGATGGACGCGAACGGGCTGATCACCTCGGCCCGGATCGTGCCGCCGACCGCCCAGAACCAGGCCGCCGTCGAGGACGACCTGACCCGTTTCGTGGCCGGTCGGCTCGACCTGGACGACGAGCGCCTCACCCATGAGTGCGAGCAGGCGATCCGCAACTACGACCCGTGCATCTCCTGCGCCACGCACTTCCTCGACCTGCACGTGGAACGGAGCTGA
- a CDS encoding NADH-quinone oxidoreductase subunit B family protein, which yields MPTLAVWKFASCDGCQLSLLDCEDELLALAGRVRIVHFPEATRASAPGPYDISLVEGSITTPGDARRIREIRAVSRVLITIGACATAGGVQALRNSADVAEYASVVYARPGYLDTLATSTPIAAHVDVDYELYGCPIDRGQLLETIGALLVGRKPDLPAHSVCFECKRRNNVCVVVAYGEPCLGPVTRAGCGAICPAFRRGCFGCFGPAETPNDAAQVDLLRSTGMSGPDIVRMRRLFDPAAEPEEATS from the coding sequence ATGCCGACCCTGGCCGTCTGGAAGTTCGCGTCCTGCGACGGATGCCAGCTCAGCCTGCTGGACTGTGAGGATGAGCTGCTGGCGTTGGCCGGCCGGGTGCGGATCGTGCACTTCCCGGAGGCGACCCGGGCGAGCGCTCCGGGCCCCTATGACATCTCGCTGGTCGAGGGCTCGATCACCACGCCCGGCGACGCCCGCCGGATCCGGGAGATCCGCGCCGTGTCCCGGGTGCTGATCACCATCGGCGCGTGCGCCACCGCCGGCGGCGTGCAGGCGCTGCGCAACTCCGCCGACGTCGCCGAGTACGCCTCGGTGGTCTACGCCCGGCCCGGGTATCTGGACACGCTGGCCACCTCCACGCCGATCGCGGCGCACGTCGACGTGGACTACGAGCTGTACGGCTGCCCGATCGACCGGGGTCAGCTGCTGGAGACGATCGGCGCGCTGCTGGTGGGCCGCAAACCGGACCTGCCAGCGCACAGCGTCTGCTTCGAGTGCAAGCGCCGCAACAACGTCTGCGTGGTCGTGGCGTACGGCGAGCCGTGTCTCGGGCCGGTGACCCGGGCCGGGTGCGGGGCGATCTGCCCGGCGTTCCGGCGCGGCTGCTTCGGCTGCTTCGGCCCCGCCGAGACACCCAACGACGCGGCCCAGGTGGACCTGCTTCGGTCCACCGGCATGTCCGGCCCGGACATCGTACGGATGCGGCGGCTGTTCGACCCGGCCGCGGAACCGGAGGAGGCGACGTCATGA
- a CDS encoding FAD/NAD(P)-binding protein has protein sequence MTAATISGVIPLPYRVAGRREDTADTVTLELDRDGEGLPEFGPGQFAMLTAYGIGEVPISVSGSRGTRLIHTIRAVGAVTRALCATRSGDVIGVRGPFGTRWDVGAAAGHDVLVVAGGIGLAPLRPVVECLLADRRAYGHVAVLIGARRPGELLYPGDLRRWAAHVRVDVIVDRAEPGWRGRVGLVTGLIPAAGVDAGRAVAYVCGPEVMMRATARALVDRGVQAERVWLSLERAMRCGAGWCGHCQLGPLLICRDGPVVGYPVAEPLLTVREL, from the coding sequence ATGACCGCCGCCACGATCAGTGGGGTGATCCCGCTGCCCTACCGGGTGGCGGGGCGGCGGGAGGACACCGCCGACACGGTCACGCTCGAACTCGACCGGGACGGCGAGGGCCTGCCGGAGTTCGGGCCGGGACAGTTCGCCATGCTCACCGCGTACGGAATCGGGGAAGTTCCGATCTCTGTCAGCGGTAGCCGCGGCACCCGGCTGATCCACACCATCCGCGCGGTCGGGGCAGTGACCCGGGCGCTGTGCGCGACCAGGTCCGGCGACGTGATAGGCGTGCGCGGCCCGTTCGGCACCCGCTGGGACGTCGGTGCGGCCGCCGGCCACGACGTGCTCGTGGTGGCCGGCGGCATCGGCCTGGCCCCGTTGCGCCCGGTGGTCGAGTGCCTGCTCGCCGACCGCCGGGCCTACGGGCACGTGGCGGTCCTGATCGGCGCGCGCCGCCCGGGTGAGCTGCTCTACCCGGGCGATCTGCGGCGCTGGGCGGCGCACGTGCGGGTCGACGTGATCGTGGACCGGGCCGAACCCGGCTGGCGGGGGCGGGTCGGTCTGGTCACCGGGTTGATCCCGGCGGCCGGGGTGGACGCCGGACGGGCCGTGGCGTACGTCTGCGGTCCCGAGGTGATGATGCGGGCCACCGCCCGCGCCTTGGTCGATCGGGGTGTCCAGGCGGAGCGGGTGTGGCTGTCGCTGGAACGCGCCATGCGCTGCGGCGCCGGCTGGTGCGGCCACTGCCAGCTCGGCCCGCTGCTGATCTGCCGGGACGGCCCGGTCGTCGGTTATCCGGTGGCCGAGCCGCTGCTGACCGTTCGGGAGCTGTGA
- a CDS encoding 4Fe-4S dicluster domain-containing protein: protein MRTAESAQLIDVTGLEVLFGVLHERGYTIVGPTVRDGTVTMAELDSATQLPWGWSADTGPGHYRLRQRADGAGFAHCAGPQSVKNFLHPPRARLWSTDRTADGIIATGPEPPTKRYALVGVHPCDVAALAVLDRVLAHGEHPDPVYTARRDGVLVVTAECTEPGATCFCASMGTGPAATGGYDLALTELVDGGHRFLIRPGSPAGADLLARLPTRPASPVDVAAADTAVERAAVTMPRRMPDGSLPELIAANRESPHWADVASRCLTCGNCTMACPTCFCVSTTDVTDLTGEHTERWRQWDSCFSVDFSYVHGGPVRASGASRYRQWISHKLGTWHEQFGMSGCVGCGRCIAWCPAGIDITREAAALAAPTPAGEPS from the coding sequence ATGCGAACCGCAGAATCCGCTCAGCTGATCGACGTCACCGGTCTCGAAGTGCTGTTCGGCGTCCTGCACGAGCGGGGCTACACGATCGTCGGCCCGACCGTCCGCGACGGCACCGTCACGATGGCCGAGCTGGACAGCGCCACGCAACTGCCGTGGGGCTGGAGCGCGGACACCGGTCCCGGCCACTACCGGTTGCGGCAGCGCGCCGACGGCGCCGGCTTCGCCCACTGCGCCGGCCCGCAGTCGGTCAAGAACTTCCTGCACCCGCCCCGGGCCCGGCTCTGGTCCACCGACCGTACCGCCGACGGGATCATCGCCACCGGCCCGGAACCGCCCACCAAACGGTACGCCCTGGTCGGCGTACACCCCTGTGACGTGGCCGCGCTCGCCGTCCTGGACCGGGTGCTGGCCCACGGCGAGCACCCGGACCCGGTCTACACGGCCCGCCGCGACGGCGTCCTCGTCGTCACCGCCGAGTGCACCGAGCCCGGAGCCACCTGCTTCTGCGCCTCCATGGGCACCGGGCCGGCCGCCACCGGCGGATACGACCTGGCACTGACCGAGTTGGTCGACGGCGGCCACCGCTTTCTGATCCGGCCCGGCTCACCGGCCGGCGCGGACCTGCTCGCACGGCTGCCGACCCGCCCGGCGAGCCCGGTAGACGTCGCCGCTGCGGACACCGCCGTCGAGCGGGCCGCCGTCACCATGCCGCGCCGGATGCCGGACGGTTCGTTGCCGGAGCTGATCGCGGCCAACCGGGAGTCCCCGCACTGGGCGGACGTCGCCTCCCGCTGCCTCACCTGCGGCAACTGCACGATGGCGTGCCCCACCTGCTTCTGCGTCAGCACCACGGACGTCACCGACCTGACCGGCGAGCACACCGAACGGTGGCGGCAGTGGGACTCCTGCTTCAGCGTCGACTTCTCGTACGTGCACGGCGGCCCGGTACGCGCGAGCGGCGCCTCCCGCTACCGGCAGTGGATCAGTCACAAGCTGGGCACCTGGCACGAGCAGTTCGGGATGTCCGGCTGTGTCGGCTGCGGGCGGTGCATCGCCTGGTGCCCGGCCGGTATCGACATCACCCGCGAGGCCGCGGCCCTGGCCGCCCCGACGCCGGCTGGTGAGCCGTCATGA
- a CDS encoding universal stress protein, producing the protein MATRSDFRAEAEARRHSDAVTQPNRFSQVINRYLGAASYPDPYAVRPGPAPATAAPYPAPGGGRVLVGVDDSPISCVAVDHAAVEAELYGWDLHLITVRHHAGDPAGEALLRRLTERVRTSAPSVAVSSRLAAGAAPASVLLSEAAGNDLLVVGHRHGRTATTLGRSVAGKVARHHAGPVLVIRIPGWPSGTEFGKRPLVVATDGSPQARVAVDFALSEARARGCEVNLLRLAGAGDPVRGLEIRDGVPVRHRLITGDPVAALIEESGRAAAVVLGRQAHRAISGSVLAPAAGLLPQRAYCPVFVVG; encoded by the coding sequence ATGGCCACCCGTAGCGATTTCCGAGCGGAAGCCGAGGCGCGCCGGCACAGCGATGCCGTGACGCAGCCCAACCGCTTCAGTCAAGTGATCAACAGGTACCTGGGCGCGGCGAGCTACCCGGACCCGTACGCGGTACGGCCCGGCCCGGCTCCGGCCACAGCCGCGCCGTACCCGGCACCCGGGGGCGGCCGGGTGCTGGTCGGCGTCGACGACAGCCCGATCAGCTGCGTCGCCGTCGACCACGCCGCGGTCGAGGCGGAGCTGTACGGCTGGGATCTGCACCTGATCACCGTGCGGCACCACGCCGGTGATCCGGCCGGGGAGGCGCTGCTGCGCCGGCTCACCGAGCGGGTGCGGACCAGCGCGCCGTCGGTCGCGGTGAGTTCCCGGCTCGCGGCCGGCGCCGCCCCGGCGTCCGTCCTGCTGTCCGAGGCGGCCGGGAACGACCTGCTCGTGGTGGGGCACCGGCACGGGCGGACCGCCACCACCCTGGGCCGTAGCGTCGCCGGGAAGGTCGCCCGGCACCATGCCGGTCCGGTTCTGGTGATCCGGATTCCGGGCTGGCCGTCCGGGACGGAGTTCGGCAAGCGGCCGCTGGTGGTCGCGACGGACGGTTCGCCGCAGGCGCGGGTGGCGGTCGACTTCGCCCTCAGCGAGGCACGGGCCCGCGGCTGCGAGGTCAATCTGCTGCGTCTGGCCGGCGCCGGAGACCCGGTTCGCGGCCTGGAGATCCGCGACGGCGTGCCGGTACGCCACCGGCTCATCACCGGCGATCCCGTCGCCGCCCTCATCGAGGAGTCCGGCCGGGCCGCCGCGGTGGTTCTCGGCCGGCAGGCGCACCGCGCGATCTCCGGTTCGGTGCTTGCCCCGGCGGCCGGGCTGCTGCCGCAGCGGGCGTACTGCCCGGTGTTCGTCGTCGGCTGA
- a CDS encoding CBS domain-containing protein — protein sequence MRVRDIMTSPVHFTWHDAPVECAAELMTTYEVTALPVLGADGRLVGMISEGDLLWHRVPAEPEADPGLHPDTEPTFRPGTVVEVMSEYPVTTVPGADVADAAQAMLDHDVRSLPVVDGGAVVGVVSRRDILRSMVRDDLTLNGDVQARLDDYAGRPGLWFAEVNAGVAVVTGRYPNEQQRRVVALLARTVPGGRRGPAAGAAKRAKRHYHRR from the coding sequence ATGCGAGTCCGTGACATCATGACCAGCCCGGTTCACTTCACCTGGCACGACGCTCCGGTCGAGTGCGCCGCCGAGCTGATGACCACATACGAGGTGACGGCCCTGCCGGTACTCGGCGCCGACGGGCGGCTGGTCGGCATGATCAGCGAAGGGGACCTGCTGTGGCACCGGGTACCCGCTGAGCCGGAGGCCGACCCGGGACTGCACCCGGACACCGAGCCCACGTTCCGGCCCGGCACCGTGGTGGAGGTGATGTCGGAGTACCCGGTCACCACCGTTCCCGGCGCCGACGTGGCCGACGCCGCCCAGGCGATGCTCGACCACGACGTGCGCAGCCTGCCGGTGGTCGACGGCGGCGCGGTGGTCGGCGTCGTCAGCCGCCGGGACATCCTCAGATCGATGGTCCGCGACGACCTCACACTCAACGGCGACGTTCAGGCACGTCTGGACGACTACGCCGGCCGTCCGGGGCTGTGGTTCGCCGAGGTGAACGCCGGTGTCGCCGTGGTCACCGGCCGCTACCCGAACGAGCAGCAGCGGCGGGTGGTCGCGCTGCTCGCCCGTACCGTGCCGGGGGGTCGCCGCGGTCCGGCTGCGGGAGCCGCAAAGCGGGCCAAACGGCACTATCACCGGAGGTGA
- a CDS encoding cation-translocating P-type ATPase, which translates to MAQTMTAPAEVDERQPPTELFRHLRSTPRGLRSREAARRLTVYGPNELSRRHVRRWPRQLLTQFTQPLAVLLMVAAVLAWFGHAPALGMAVVAVILLNAAFAFVQERQAERAVEALAAFLPLSARVYRDGVLVEAPVRDLVPGDVVEIAEGDRISADARLIDGSVAVDLSTLNGESLPAIRTADPEHVPGPLLEARELVFSGTSCTAGQARAVVTHTGMHTEIGRIAALSQRGCPDPSPLERQVRKVTWIIAAVAVAAGAAFLPIGVLAGLGWAAAITFSIGLIVANVPEGLLPTITLALAAGVRELAREGAVVKRLSAVETLGSTTVICTDKTGTLTENRMRVTRLRVADREWDAAIAGGDRLARELATAAATCTTAHLAGDGAPADSGDPTELALLRLAAALGVPVRTADRDGSRTSLYAFDPRTKRMSTVYGGHLFLKGAPESVLPLCDRYLDAAGRFATLTGPARADTSAAVDRYAQTGLRVLAVAQRIAEPAVLAAGRESAETGLILLGLVAMVDPPREAVPEAVAAAHRAGITVHVITGDYGPTAAKIAAEVGIGDGRRVVTGAELERIGDADLDRLLADGREIVFARSSPESKLRICEALRSEGHIVAMTGDGVNDAPALRHADIGVAMGRSGTDVAREAATMVLTDDNFATIVRAVQAGRRVYDNVRKFVLYIFAHAVPEVVPFLVFALSGGAVPLPLTVLQILAIDLGTETLPALALGRERAEPGLMDRPPRPRSAGVIDARLLWRAWGLLGVTSAVLVLAGFFFVLARNGWRPGVTLSGTAYARATTMTFAGIVACQIGTAFASRTDHASLRTIGVFSNRLLLGGIAFELAFAAALIYLPPLQAVFGTAALGGAELTFLAPFPLLVWGADEIYRARRRRRGSHPAIEEAPSCESVTS; encoded by the coding sequence ATGGCTCAGACGATGACGGCACCGGCCGAGGTCGACGAACGCCAACCGCCGACCGAACTGTTCCGGCACCTGCGCTCCACGCCCCGAGGGCTGCGGTCCCGCGAGGCCGCCCGCCGGTTGACGGTGTACGGCCCGAACGAACTGTCCCGGCGCCACGTGCGGCGCTGGCCGCGGCAGTTGCTGACCCAGTTCACCCAGCCGCTGGCGGTGCTGCTCATGGTCGCCGCGGTGCTGGCCTGGTTCGGGCACGCCCCGGCACTGGGTATGGCCGTGGTCGCGGTCATCCTGCTGAACGCGGCCTTCGCGTTCGTCCAGGAGCGGCAGGCCGAACGGGCCGTCGAGGCGCTGGCCGCCTTCCTGCCGCTGTCGGCGCGGGTGTACCGGGACGGAGTGCTGGTGGAGGCCCCGGTCCGGGATCTGGTGCCGGGCGACGTCGTGGAGATCGCCGAAGGGGACCGGATCAGCGCCGACGCACGCCTGATCGACGGCTCCGTCGCGGTCGACCTGTCCACCCTCAACGGGGAGTCACTGCCAGCCATCCGCACCGCTGACCCGGAACACGTCCCGGGCCCCCTGCTGGAGGCCCGGGAACTCGTGTTCAGTGGAACCTCCTGCACCGCCGGGCAGGCGCGGGCGGTGGTCACCCACACCGGTATGCACACCGAGATCGGCCGGATCGCCGCCCTGTCTCAGCGCGGCTGCCCCGACCCCAGCCCGCTGGAGCGGCAGGTCCGCAAAGTCACGTGGATCATCGCTGCGGTGGCGGTCGCGGCCGGGGCGGCGTTCCTGCCGATCGGGGTGCTCGCCGGGCTCGGCTGGGCGGCGGCGATCACCTTCTCCATCGGGCTGATCGTGGCCAACGTGCCCGAGGGCCTGCTGCCCACGATCACGCTGGCGCTGGCCGCCGGGGTGCGTGAACTGGCCCGCGAGGGCGCCGTGGTGAAGCGGCTGTCCGCCGTGGAGACTCTCGGCTCGACCACGGTGATCTGCACCGACAAGACCGGCACGCTCACCGAGAACCGGATGCGGGTCACCCGGCTGCGGGTGGCCGACCGGGAGTGGGACGCCGCCATTGCCGGCGGCGACCGGCTCGCCCGGGAACTGGCCACGGCCGCGGCCACGTGCACCACCGCCCACCTGGCCGGCGACGGGGCGCCCGCGGACAGCGGCGACCCCACCGAGTTGGCCCTGCTGCGGCTCGCCGCGGCGCTCGGTGTGCCGGTGCGGACCGCCGACCGGGACGGATCGCGCACCTCGCTGTACGCGTTCGATCCGCGTACCAAGCGAATGTCGACGGTCTACGGCGGGCACCTGTTCCTGAAGGGCGCGCCGGAGTCGGTGCTGCCGTTGTGTGACCGCTACCTGGACGCCGCGGGCCGGTTCGCCACACTGACCGGGCCGGCGCGCGCGGACACGTCGGCGGCCGTCGACCGGTACGCCCAGACCGGCCTGCGGGTCCTCGCCGTGGCCCAGCGCATCGCCGAGCCCGCCGTGCTCGCCGCCGGCCGGGAGTCCGCCGAGACCGGTCTCATTCTGCTCGGCCTGGTGGCCATGGTGGACCCGCCCCGCGAGGCGGTGCCCGAGGCGGTCGCCGCCGCCCATCGAGCCGGGATCACCGTGCACGTCATCACGGGTGACTACGGGCCCACGGCCGCGAAGATCGCCGCCGAGGTCGGCATCGGCGACGGCCGCCGGGTCGTCACCGGCGCGGAACTGGAACGGATCGGCGACGCCGACCTGGACCGGCTGCTCGCCGACGGCCGGGAGATCGTCTTCGCGCGCTCGTCGCCGGAGAGCAAGCTCCGCATCTGCGAGGCGCTGCGTTCAGAGGGCCACATCGTGGCGATGACCGGCGACGGCGTCAACGACGCCCCGGCGCTGCGCCACGCCGACATCGGCGTCGCGATGGGACGCTCCGGCACGGACGTCGCCCGGGAAGCGGCGACCATGGTGCTCACCGACGACAACTTCGCCACGATCGTACGGGCGGTGCAGGCCGGCCGCCGGGTCTACGACAACGTGCGCAAGTTCGTGCTCTACATCTTCGCCCACGCCGTACCGGAGGTCGTGCCCTTCCTGGTCTTCGCGCTCTCCGGCGGGGCCGTCCCACTGCCGTTGACGGTCCTGCAGATCCTCGCCATCGACCTGGGCACCGAGACGCTGCCGGCGCTGGCGCTGGGCCGTGAGCGGGCCGAGCCGGGGCTGATGGACCGGCCGCCGCGACCCCGCAGCGCCGGTGTCATCGACGCCCGGCTGCTGTGGCGGGCCTGGGGGCTGCTCGGGGTCACCTCCGCGGTGCTGGTGCTGGCCGGCTTCTTCTTCGTGCTGGCGCGCAACGGCTGGCGTCCCGGTGTCACGCTGTCCGGCACGGCCTACGCCCGGGCCACCACGATGACCTTCGCCGGGATCGTGGCCTGCCAGATCGGTACCGCGTTCGCGTCCCGCACGGATCACGCGTCGCTGCGGACGATCGGCGTGTTCAGCAACCGGCTGCTGCTCGGTGGTATCGCCTTCGAACTGGCGTTCGCCGCCGCTCTCATCTACCTGCCGCCTCTGCAGGCGGTGTTCGGCACGGCCGCCCTCGGGGGCGCGGAACTGACGTTCCTGGCGCCGTTCCCGCTGCTGGTGTGGGGCGCCGACGAGATCTACCGCGCACGGCGACGCCGCCGCGGATCCCACCCCGCGATCGAGGAGGCACCATCATGCGAGTCCGTGACATCATGA
- a CDS encoding universal stress protein → MRIGDVVVGVDGSPSARAALRWAARQAQLTGGRLYAVTAWQIPAYFGWAPTAPDEDLAEAAGKVLTTAVHSVLGEEPPDLEVVERVEPGHPAQVLIDLSARARLLVVGSRGHSPFAGALIGSVSQQCVQHAHCPVVVVRGNP, encoded by the coding sequence GTGCGAATCGGTGACGTGGTGGTCGGTGTGGACGGCTCCCCGTCGGCGCGGGCCGCGCTGCGCTGGGCGGCCCGGCAGGCACAACTGACCGGAGGCCGCTTGTACGCGGTGACCGCCTGGCAGATTCCGGCCTACTTCGGGTGGGCGCCGACCGCGCCCGACGAGGATCTGGCCGAAGCCGCCGGGAAGGTGCTGACGACCGCGGTGCACAGCGTCCTCGGTGAGGAGCCACCGGATCTGGAGGTGGTGGAGAGAGTGGAGCCCGGCCACCCGGCACAGGTCCTGATCGATCTGTCCGCCCGCGCCCGCCTGCTGGTGGTGGGCAGCCGTGGACACAGCCCGTTCGCCGGAGCGCTGATCGGCTCGGTCAGCCAGCAGTGCGTCCAGCACGCGCACTGCCCGGTCGTGGTGGTCCGGGGCAACCCGTAG
- a CDS encoding DUF1918 domain-containing protein: MNARVGDRVVVEAIRLGGERRIGIITTVEHADGTPPYRVHWLSDDRTTLFFPGPETHIEAAAR, translated from the coding sequence ATGAACGCGAGAGTCGGCGACCGCGTCGTCGTCGAAGCCATCCGTCTCGGCGGTGAACGGCGGATCGGCATCATCACCACCGTCGAACACGCGGACGGGACACCGCCGTACCGGGTGCACTGGCTCAGCGACGACCGCACCACACTCTTCTTCCCCGGCCCGGAAACACACATAGAAGCCGCCGCACGGTGA
- a CDS encoding DUF1876 domain-containing protein, whose protein sequence is MMHTRTWTVEITIDEHEDESRTRAVAVLRTEARPQVRGVGDAYRSPRDREVPEIGDELATARALADLAYQLLDVTAADIEAIVHRPVYLTS, encoded by the coding sequence ATGATGCACACCCGGACCTGGACGGTCGAGATCACCATCGACGAGCACGAGGACGAAAGTCGTACCCGTGCCGTCGCCGTGCTGCGTACCGAGGCCCGCCCCCAAGTGCGTGGTGTCGGTGACGCCTACCGGTCGCCGCGTGACCGGGAGGTGCCGGAGATCGGCGACGAGCTCGCCACCGCGCGGGCCCTGGCCGATCTGGCCTACCAGTTGCTGGACGTGACGGCCGCCGACATCGAGGCGATAGTCCACCGCCCCGTGTACCTGACCAGCTGA